One uncultured Hyphomonas sp. genomic region harbors:
- a CDS encoding NAD(P)H-hydrate dehydratase, with product MGRPILTPQEMQAAEQAIFAQGLDSFELMQRAGDAVAEFVHANWPEGSIQVLCGPGGNGGDGFVAASKLAKLWRDVNVYCMVPVTELKGDAAKAAALWDGPVGTLEDALEAPHDLVLDGLFGGGLSRPLEGIAAQLAQRGGRVISIDVPSGICGLRAKPLGPCFIAEGTITFAALRPAHVLRPASAYCGNVLVADIGVPVQTRLMENSPMLWLRMLPQPGMADHKHSRGHLKVLSGGISSTGAARLAVRAGLRIGSGLATLLTPPSALMVNASQLTAVMVKSVDGAEELSEAIQTASVVIAGPGAGITPATRANVEAILNGPGRAVLDADALTVFESQQDQLFKRLRPTDLLTPHIGEFNRLFGDLLETATNKVEAVRQASAKAGCTVLLKGPDTVIAQPDGGAVVNIHATRWLATAGSGDVLAGFAGGLMAQGIDTLVAASMAAWIHGEAGRRVGAGLISEDLERQVPDILSALHGEIG from the coding sequence ATGGGCAGACCGATACTTACACCGCAGGAAATGCAGGCCGCCGAACAGGCGATTTTTGCGCAGGGGCTCGACAGTTTCGAGCTGATGCAGCGCGCTGGCGATGCCGTCGCCGAATTCGTCCACGCCAACTGGCCGGAAGGATCCATCCAGGTCCTGTGCGGGCCAGGCGGGAATGGTGGCGATGGTTTCGTCGCAGCGTCGAAACTGGCGAAGCTCTGGCGGGATGTGAATGTCTACTGCATGGTTCCGGTGACTGAGCTGAAGGGCGATGCAGCCAAGGCAGCCGCCCTGTGGGATGGCCCGGTCGGTACATTGGAAGACGCGCTTGAAGCGCCGCATGACCTTGTTCTGGACGGGCTTTTCGGCGGCGGCCTTTCCCGTCCCCTTGAGGGAATAGCAGCCCAGCTTGCCCAGCGTGGCGGGCGGGTGATCTCCATCGACGTGCCATCCGGTATTTGCGGACTGCGCGCCAAACCGCTTGGCCCCTGTTTCATCGCGGAAGGGACGATCACCTTCGCCGCGCTGCGCCCGGCGCATGTTCTCCGCCCGGCATCGGCTTATTGCGGCAATGTTCTGGTCGCGGACATCGGCGTTCCGGTACAGACGCGCCTGATGGAAAACAGCCCGATGCTGTGGCTGCGGATGCTGCCCCAGCCGGGCATGGCGGACCACAAGCACAGCCGCGGGCACCTGAAAGTGCTGAGCGGCGGCATATCCTCGACCGGTGCGGCGCGGCTCGCCGTTCGCGCTGGTCTGCGCATTGGCTCAGGACTGGCGACGCTGCTGACGCCGCCCTCGGCGCTGATGGTCAATGCCAGCCAGCTGACGGCTGTGATGGTCAAATCCGTCGACGGCGCAGAAGAGCTCTCCGAAGCGATCCAGACGGCGTCGGTCGTGATCGCCGGGCCAGGCGCGGGGATTACCCCGGCAACCCGGGCCAATGTCGAAGCGATTCTGAACGGGCCGGGGCGGGCGGTGCTCGATGCCGATGCGCTGACTGTGTTTGAGTCACAACAGGACCAGCTGTTCAAACGCCTGCGTCCGACAGACCTGCTGACCCCGCACATCGGCGAGTTCAACCGCCTGTTCGGGGACCTGCTGGAAACCGCTACCAACAAGGTGGAAGCCGTGCGGCAAGCCTCGGCCAAAGCCGGCTGCACCGTTCTCCTGAAAGGGCCGGACACCGTCATCGCCCAGCCGGACGGGGGCGCAGTCGTCAATATTCATGCGACGCGCTGGCTTGCCACAGCCGGGTCAGGCGACGTTCTGGCGGGCTTTGCAGGCGGGCTGATGGCGCAGGGAATCGACACGCTGGTCGCGGCCAGCATGGCAGCCTGGATCCATGGCGAAGCCGGGCGCCGCGTTGGCGCGGGTCTGATTTCCGAAGACCTGGAGCGTCAGGTTCCGGATATCCTGAGCGCCCTGCATGGCGAGATTGGCTGA
- a CDS encoding M14 family metallocarboxypeptidase yields the protein MTFDPSIGVPGKPWGEAERNQWRALQTEQRSYAEDVVSRMDALAERFERVTYGRIEYGSDAYDLYAFVCGELDPALPTALVTGGVHGYETSGVMGALAFLDQSAAAYAGRVNLLVAPCVSPWAYERINRWNYDAIDPNRNFRFGGPARESTALMEWVRSTSSDYLLHIDLHETTDSDETEFRPALSSRDGKPFEPGLIPDGFYLVADSENPQLAFQEAIISAVEEVTHIAPADEKGEIIGSPVIARGIIEYPLAQLALCASITNARFKTTTEVYPDSPRVTPEDCVRAQVAAACAALDFALAH from the coding sequence ATGACATTCGATCCCTCGATCGGCGTTCCGGGCAAGCCCTGGGGCGAGGCGGAGCGCAATCAGTGGCGGGCTCTGCAAACCGAGCAGCGGAGCTATGCCGAGGACGTTGTGTCCCGGATGGATGCGCTGGCCGAGCGGTTCGAGCGGGTCACCTACGGCCGCATCGAATATGGCAGCGACGCCTACGACCTTTACGCATTTGTCTGCGGCGAGTTGGATCCCGCTTTACCGACCGCGCTCGTGACCGGCGGGGTGCATGGCTATGAGACCAGCGGCGTCATGGGCGCGCTGGCCTTTCTCGACCAATCGGCTGCGGCCTATGCCGGCCGGGTCAATCTTCTCGTCGCGCCTTGTGTCAGCCCATGGGCCTATGAGCGCATCAACCGATGGAACTATGACGCCATCGACCCGAACCGCAATTTCCGGTTCGGCGGGCCTGCGCGTGAATCGACGGCCCTGATGGAATGGGTGCGCTCTACTTCAAGCGACTATCTTCTCCATATCGACCTGCACGAGACGACCGATAGCGACGAGACCGAGTTCAGGCCCGCTCTGAGTTCGCGCGATGGCAAGCCTTTCGAACCGGGCCTCATCCCGGACGGGTTCTATCTGGTGGCCGACAGTGAGAATCCGCAGCTTGCGTTCCAGGAGGCGATCATTTCGGCCGTCGAAGAGGTGACCCACATCGCGCCGGCAGACGAGAAAGGGGAGATCATCGGCTCGCCCGTCATCGCGCGCGGCATCATCGAATATCCCCTGGCGCAGCTTGCGCTGTGCGCGTCGATCACGAATGCACGCTTCAAGACGACGACCGAAGTCTATCCCGACAGCCCGCGGGTCACGCCGGAGGACTGCGTTCGCGCGCAGGTGGCGGCGGCTTGCGCCGCGCTGGATTTCGCGCTGGCTCACTGA